From Nitrosopumilus zosterae, the proteins below share one genomic window:
- a CDS encoding PAC2 family protein, whose protein sequence is MDFIQNEEPRIEKPIIIAAMQDMGNVGSIVVNFINDSLRTKTFRTAKTTYPTYVIDNGGYIDLPDESWEYRYTKDLIVFGGGKGQPQSSSELNALCQDVIDVAKKYSAKFIYTLGGFHTNVVLDNNPKTFITTTSKELTKQMETLAVNTTPQKSIITGFNGLILGFAKKNQIQGIGMYGEINEPEIPQYRAAISIIKTIEKLTYRKLGDTSQLEAIAQEMDRKFKN, encoded by the coding sequence GTGGATTTTATTCAAAATGAAGAACCAAGAATAGAAAAACCAATTATTATTGCAGCAATGCAAGATATGGGAAATGTAGGAAGCATCGTAGTAAATTTCATTAACGATTCATTGAGAACAAAAACATTCAGAACTGCAAAGACGACATATCCAACGTATGTAATTGATAACGGAGGATACATTGATCTTCCAGATGAAAGTTGGGAGTACAGATACACAAAAGATCTGATTGTTTTTGGAGGAGGAAAGGGACAGCCACAAAGCAGCAGTGAACTAAATGCTTTATGTCAAGATGTGATAGATGTTGCAAAAAAGTATTCTGCAAAATTCATTTACACACTTGGAGGATTTCATACTAATGTAGTGCTAGATAACAATCCAAAAACATTCATCACTACCACATCCAAGGAATTAACAAAACAGATGGAAACACTTGCAGTTAATACAACTCCCCAAAAATCAATCATCACAGGATTTAATGGATTAATTCTCGGATTTGCCAAAAAGAATCAAATTCAAGGAATTGGCATGTATGGGGAAATAAATGAGCCTGAAATTCCACAGTACAGGGCAGCAATCAGCATCATCAAAACCATTGAAAAATTAACGTATAGAAAATTGGGAGATACTAGTCAGTTAGAAGCAATAGCTCAAGAAATGGATAGAAAATTTAAAAACTGA
- a CDS encoding arsenate reductase family protein: MKILHKSSCITCKRAISEIERMKIDIEKRDFFKEPLSEGELKKIIKMTGKKPSELLRKKDKMFKELDLENGKKTDSQIIKLMAKYPGLILRPIVIAGNKAFVGKIDSKNFK, from the coding sequence TTGAAAATATTACACAAGTCTTCTTGTATTACGTGTAAAAGAGCAATTTCAGAGATCGAAAGAATGAAAATAGACATTGAGAAAAGAGATTTTTTTAAAGAACCACTATCAGAAGGAGAACTGAAAAAAATCATCAAAATGACGGGTAAAAAACCATCAGAACTTCTTAGAAAAAAAGACAAAATGTTCAAAGAATTGGATTTAGAGAATGGTAAAAAAACAGATTCTCAAATAATTAAATTAATGGCAAAGTATCCAGGATTGATATTACGGCCAATAGTCATTGCAGGAAACAAGGCATTTGTCGGGAAGATTGATTCAAAAAATTTCAAATAA
- a CDS encoding YwbE family protein, whose protein sequence is MASIPSRDEISIGMIVQIILKQDQKTGNLTDGTVKKILTSSITHPHGIKVELNDGKIGRVQKIIL, encoded by the coding sequence TTGGCTTCAATTCCGTCCAGAGATGAAATATCTATTGGAATGATAGTTCAGATTATTCTAAAACAAGATCAAAAAACAGGAAATCTGACTGATGGAACTGTAAAGAAAATTCTTACTTCAAGTATTACTCATCCCCATGGAATTAAAGTTGAATTAAATGATGGAAAAATTGGCCGAGTTCAAAAAATCATATTGTAA
- a CDS encoding CxxC-x17-CxxC domain-containing protein — MSFDREREMFTAKCGDCGNECQVPFKPKDDRPVYCRECFQNHKPAPRPGGRFGGRSGGYGGDRGSRFGRRDDRPREMFDAKCGDCGNDCQVPFRPKDDRPVYCRECFQNHKQN, encoded by the coding sequence ATGTCCTTTGATAGAGAAAGAGAAATGTTCACCGCAAAATGCGGTGACTGTGGAAATGAATGTCAAGTACCCTTCAAGCCAAAAGACGACAGACCTGTTTATTGCAGAGAATGCTTCCAAAATCACAAACCCGCACCAAGACCTGGCGGAAGATTTGGTGGAAGATCTGGTGGCTATGGTGGAGACAGAGGCTCTAGATTTGGTAGAAGAGATGATAGACCACGAGAAATGTTTGACGCAAAATGCGGTGACTGTGGAAATGATTGTCAGGTACCATTTAGACCAAAAGACGACAGACCTGTTTATTGCAGAGAATGTTTCCAAAATCACAAACAAAATTAA
- a CDS encoding ABC transporter permease, producing MKRYVATRIATIFGVLIITLLITISLVGSNMDTILKQGIVFQVRSEITENPAIAKSFSSVDEFESFVQAQIEQRTKILGLDEPWYSPQRIGITMYKILLLDFGHATFLTSDEGSSNVKDILFEKLPRTVLLFTTATIIISIIGIFLGAFSSSKVGSVIDRITSSFAIISSSFPVWWIGMLMIFLFAFTYQIFPARATPDIPSSDPGYVGSLLYHMALPLITIVMIGFGSWAYLVRNFMVGIMQEDFIMAKKTIGISQKKIIYRHALKNAAPPIVTILALSLSGSLGGAIITEAVFDWPGMGRLYFEAITVMDLPVIIGATYLLTVFFLISIFIADLLYGYFDPRVRTGQ from the coding sequence ATGAAAAGGTATGTGGCCACAAGAATTGCAACAATATTCGGAGTTTTAATAATCACATTATTGATTACTATTTCACTTGTAGGTTCCAATATGGATACTATTCTAAAGCAAGGAATAGTCTTTCAAGTAAGATCTGAAATTACAGAAAATCCAGCCATAGCAAAAAGCTTTTCGTCAGTAGATGAGTTTGAGTCATTTGTTCAAGCGCAAATAGAACAGAGGACAAAGATTTTAGGACTTGATGAACCGTGGTATTCGCCTCAAAGAATTGGAATTACAATGTACAAGATATTATTATTGGATTTTGGTCATGCGACATTCCTAACTAGTGATGAGGGTTCTTCAAATGTCAAAGACATACTTTTTGAGAAATTACCAAGAACGGTTTTGCTTTTTACGACTGCAACAATAATCATTTCCATAATCGGAATTTTTCTAGGTGCCTTTTCCAGCAGTAAGGTAGGTTCCGTAATTGACAGAATCACGTCCAGTTTTGCAATTATTAGCTCTAGTTTTCCTGTATGGTGGATAGGAATGTTGATGATATTTTTATTTGCATTTACGTATCAGATATTTCCTGCAAGAGCAACTCCAGACATCCCATCATCAGATCCGGGATATGTTGGTTCGCTATTATATCACATGGCATTACCATTGATTACTATTGTCATGATTGGTTTTGGTTCATGGGCATATTTGGTAAGAAATTTCATGGTAGGAATTATGCAGGAAGATTTCATCATGGCAAAAAAAACAATTGGGATTTCACAGAAAAAAATAATCTACAGACATGCACTAAAAAATGCAGCCCCGCCGATTGTAACAATTTTAGCTCTTAGTTTATCCGGATCACTTGGCGGTGCAATTATCACAGAAGCAGTATTTGATTGGCCAGGAATGGGCAGATTGTATTTTGAGGCAATAACAGTGATGGATCTTCCAGTAATTATCGGTGCAACATATTTACTTACAGTGTTCTTTTTGATCAGCATATTCATTGCAGATTTACTTTATGGTTATTTTGATCCTAGAGTGAGAACCGGGCAATGA
- a CDS encoding ABC transporter permease: MSGITLQEIKQEFLKSNMGIAGISILIILIGISIIAMIAIPIETFQEWNNPGSWILYPKVAIPVWMNLFMTEKIPEHKILENPSVQNILQDEIILTSHQFGLNFDYDYFPNDFIYVFSSEYVGSPLLKMSVVRPDGIQLELLSTALPHANSKTVHSERIFSTDDAIKKNLSLQSEKFQFSLDGLSSEDIVFSKIETNEPLKGKYVFSMNLYGVNSENQIHESKLIIGGKAFGVMGTDELRRDLAVGLLWGTPLALFIGIVVSIASVVMGLLYGVYAGFKGKKTDEAMMRFNDVIYALPALPFLIILSVTISNSIFLMIGFLMIFGWVGIAKVARSMSLQIKTRGYVDAANMMGQKDSKIIFKHILPQLLPYAFASIAISVPAAITTEAGLSFLGLGDPSFPTWGQILHDANTFGAAARGLWWWIMPPGVMIAITGLAFVFIGNALDAIVNPKLKR, translated from the coding sequence ATGAGCGGAATAACACTCCAAGAAATTAAACAAGAATTTCTTAAAAGCAACATGGGCATTGCGGGAATTTCAATCCTCATAATATTAATTGGGATTTCGATCATTGCAATGATTGCAATTCCAATTGAAACTTTTCAAGAATGGAATAATCCAGGTAGTTGGATCCTATACCCAAAAGTTGCAATTCCAGTTTGGATGAATTTGTTTATGACTGAAAAAATTCCAGAGCATAAAATTCTAGAAAATCCAAGCGTCCAGAATATTTTGCAAGATGAGATAATTCTTACTTCACATCAGTTCGGTTTAAATTTCGATTATGATTATTTTCCGAATGATTTCATCTATGTGTTTTCATCAGAATATGTGGGATCACCATTATTAAAAATGTCTGTTGTCAGACCTGATGGAATTCAACTTGAATTATTATCAACAGCACTGCCACATGCTAATTCAAAAACAGTTCACAGTGAAAGAATTTTTTCAACAGATGATGCAATTAAGAAAAATCTATCATTGCAATCAGAAAAATTTCAATTTTCTCTTGATGGATTATCCTCAGAAGATATTGTTTTTTCAAAAATTGAAACAAATGAACCTCTAAAAGGAAAGTATGTTTTTTCCATGAATTTGTATGGTGTTAATTCTGAAAATCAAATTCACGAATCAAAATTAATCATAGGAGGAAAGGCCTTTGGTGTAATGGGCACGGATGAGTTGAGGCGAGATTTAGCAGTAGGGCTTCTATGGGGCACCCCACTTGCATTATTCATAGGTATTGTAGTTTCAATTGCATCAGTGGTAATGGGTTTGCTGTATGGAGTCTATGCAGGATTCAAGGGCAAAAAGACAGATGAAGCCATGATGAGATTTAATGATGTGATATATGCACTTCCAGCTCTTCCTTTTCTCATCATACTTTCAGTAACAATTAGCAACAGCATATTTCTGATGATTGGGTTTTTGATGATATTTGGTTGGGTGGGAATTGCCAAAGTAGCGAGAAGTATGTCACTTCAAATCAAAACTAGAGGGTATGTAGATGCCGCAAATATGATGGGACAAAAAGACTCGAAAATAATTTTCAAACATATTTTGCCACAACTGTTACCTTATGCTTTTGCAAGTATTGCAATTTCAGTACCGGCTGCAATAACTACAGAAGCAGGATTAAGTTTTCTAGGATTAGGAGATCCATCATTTCCCACATGGGGCCAGATTTTACATGATGCAAATACTTTTGGTGCAGCAGCAAGGGGATTATGGTGGTGGATTATGCCGCCAGGAGTCATGATTGCCATAACAGGTTTAGCATTTGTATTCATTGGAAACGCTCTTGATGCAATTGTTAATCCAAAACTCAAACGATAA
- a CDS encoding Mov34/MPN/PAD-1 family protein gives MIFKKKEFKRTVLIQKEVLDSILSFCQMKHPNEGILILKGKSKNGEITISGLVIPPFSETGPTFAGFPHSFLPFDMSYVGIVHSHPSGSAEPSVTDLHNFFGLVSMIVQSPYDENSIFAWDRDGNQIPHSII, from the coding sequence ATGATTTTCAAAAAGAAAGAATTTAAACGAACTGTTTTGATCCAGAAAGAAGTTCTTGATAGCATTCTATCTTTTTGCCAAATGAAACATCCAAACGAAGGAATTCTGATACTCAAAGGAAAATCAAAGAACGGTGAAATCACAATTAGTGGACTTGTAATTCCTCCATTTAGTGAAACTGGTCCAACATTTGCTGGATTTCCGCATTCTTTTTTGCCATTTGATATGAGTTATGTTGGCATAGTTCATTCTCATCCAAGTGGTTCTGCAGAACCATCTGTAACTGATTTACATAATTTTTTTGGACTTGTATCGATGATTGTACAATCGCCCTATGATGAGAATTCTATTTTTGCTTGGGACCGTGATGGCAATCAAATCCCTCATTCAATAATATAA
- a CDS encoding exonuclease SbcC, whose product MVFGWGKKKQEAAKEAPNDKTINLSDVPQIVTELRQLRQSQALSDIKRLRDATVPLIDDLTNIGKVLEKDNLNVDDIDKHLAIIVVRGKKQVIDIIKKGVTGIPKISSIDDAQELDSTLNQILKKVGDVLGRQTRVIHIFAKKYAEQLKNNLEVMNKNHYEIHDILKNFDSMKIISDEIMNVLSEIKNLQETRMQNEKKIVEITSHLSSIDEKISSIQSSIEEIKSSDNYQKYVELKKSLDEFETQKIKIKNDIDAQFTKISRPLNRYEYASSLDKDQKNLLAKLNTDPFDVLTPKNKDSIIVILENVRKAVSSSSISVKDVDKTLAQITETEEALDGFLKQVLAYFQKHEQLENDLNSLKPKSLISLEDDLEKNISFKEDYEIKSKTIKNEIDEIRLKIPQFVTEIEDKLRKFSNTKYVLDSS is encoded by the coding sequence ATGGTCTTTGGATGGGGTAAAAAAAAACAAGAGGCAGCAAAAGAGGCACCAAATGATAAGACGATAAATCTTTCTGATGTTCCACAAATTGTAACTGAACTTCGGCAATTAAGGCAGTCTCAAGCCCTATCGGACATTAAACGTCTAAGAGATGCCACTGTTCCATTAATTGATGATTTAACAAATATTGGCAAAGTGCTTGAAAAAGACAATCTGAATGTTGATGATATTGATAAACATCTTGCAATTATTGTTGTTAGAGGTAAAAAGCAAGTAATTGATATAATAAAAAAAGGGGTTACTGGAATTCCAAAAATTTCATCTATTGATGATGCCCAAGAATTAGACTCTACATTAAATCAAATATTAAAAAAAGTTGGCGATGTTTTAGGTAGGCAAACCAGAGTCATTCATATTTTTGCAAAAAAATATGCAGAACAATTAAAAAATAACCTTGAAGTAATGAACAAAAATCATTATGAGATTCATGATATTTTAAAAAATTTTGATTCCATGAAAATCATCTCTGATGAAATAATGAACGTTCTTTCTGAAATTAAAAATCTACAAGAAACTCGTATGCAAAATGAAAAAAAGATTGTGGAAATCACTAGTCATTTGTCATCTATAGACGAAAAAATTTCATCTATACAATCATCCATAGAAGAAATAAAATCTTCTGATAATTATCAAAAATATGTTGAACTGAAAAAGAGTTTGGATGAATTTGAGACTCAAAAAATAAAAATAAAAAATGACATTGATGCACAATTCACAAAAATCTCTCGTCCTTTGAATCGATATGAGTATGCGTCATCATTAGATAAAGATCAAAAAAATCTTTTGGCAAAACTGAATACCGATCCTTTCGATGTCCTTACTCCAAAAAATAAAGATTCTATTATAGTGATTTTAGAAAACGTCCGTAAAGCTGTATCCTCTTCATCAATATCGGTAAAAGACGTAGATAAGACACTGGCACAAATTACTGAAACTGAAGAGGCGCTTGATGGATTCCTAAAACAGGTTTTAGCATATTTTCAAAAACATGAACAGCTGGAAAATGACTTGAATTCACTAAAACCTAAAAGTCTCATATCATTGGAAGACGACCTGGAAAAAAATATCTCTTTTAAAGAAGATTATGAAATTAAATCTAAAACAATTAAAAATGAAATAGATGAAATTCGCTTAAAGATTCCTCAGTTTGTCACTGAAATTGAGGATAAATTAAGGAAATTCTCAAATACAAAATACGTTCTTGATTCATCTTAA
- a CDS encoding SRPBCC family protein, protein MVKTVKKSFHTGTVKKIITIKASKDKVWRKVSNIVGLPTWVVDVKKTIYLSKNKKGIGAIRLITFADENKIEEHIIAWKDKEYFTYIATEGLPLRAYVATISIKAKSTKLVELTWQSYLNSKKMSETQFLEFLAFMGSFYEASLENLKALLEK, encoded by the coding sequence ATGGTAAAAACTGTAAAAAAATCATTTCATACGGGCACTGTTAAAAAAATTATTACAATTAAAGCTTCAAAAGACAAAGTTTGGAGAAAAGTCAGCAACATAGTTGGATTACCAACTTGGGTAGTAGATGTAAAAAAGACAATTTATCTTTCTAAAAACAAAAAGGGCATAGGCGCAATTAGGCTAATCACTTTTGCAGATGAGAATAAGATAGAAGAGCACATAATAGCGTGGAAAGACAAGGAATACTTTACATATATTGCAACAGAAGGATTGCCACTTAGAGCATATGTTGCAACAATTTCAATTAAAGCCAAATCCACCAAACTCGTTGAATTAACTTGGCAATCTTATCTTAACAGTAAAAAAATGTCTGAAACCCAATTTCTAGAGTTTCTAGCTTTTATGGGATCGTTTTATGAAGCATCACTTGAAAATTTAAAAGCATTACTTGAAAAATAG